ACATAGATGTTACAGACTTGCCCGAGCCGGATTCGCCGACCAAAGCCAATGTTTCGCCCTCTGCCACTTTAAAGCTGACATTACGCACAGCATGAACGGTTTTCTCATGCAGCTCAAAATCGATATCCAGATTTTCTACAACCAGTAACTGTTTTGTCATTTTGATTATCCTTTTGGTTGCGGTTTAGCGGTCTTTCGGGTCAAGCGCATCGCGCAGGCCGTCACCGATAAAGTTGAAACAGAACAAAGTGGTTACCAAGAAGAAACTCGGCACGAGCAGCTGCCATGGTGCGGCTTCCATCGAAATCGCACCTTCTTGCAGCATCGAACCCCAACTGGTCATCGGCTCTTGCACACCCAAGCCCAAGAAGCTCAAGAAGGATTCAAACATAATCATGCCCGGTACCAGCAAAGAGGCATACACCATCACCACGCCCAAAACATTCGGAATAATGTGGCGCGTCACGATTTTACGTTTCGCCACGCCGCTCACACGCGCCGCTTCGACAAACTCTTTATGCTTCAAGCTCAAGGTTTGACCGCGCACGATACGCGCCACGTCCAGCCAAGACACCAAACCCACGGCGGCAAAAATCAAAAGCAGGTTGCGGCCGAAGAACGTAGTCAGCAGAATCACAAAAAACATAAACGGAAACGCGTTCAAAATTTCCAAAAAGCGCATCATCAACGAATCGAGCTTACCGCCGATAAAGCCGGCAATCGCGCCATAAAGCGTACCGATGACAACCGCCACTAATGCGCCGGCCACACCGACCAGCAAGGAAATACGTCCGCCGGTTGCCGCACGCGACAGCAAATCGCGGCCGAGCAAATCCGTACCCAGATAGTGATGGGTAGAAAAGGAAGGCGGAATCTGCATATTGTCCCAGTCGGTAAAGTCGTAGGTGTAGCGGACAATCCATGGCGCCACAATCACAAAAATACTGATCAGCAACAGGATGATAATGCTGTACACCGCCGCTTTATTCTGTTTAAAACGCCGCCATGCGTCACTCCACAGGCTTTTGCCGTGTACTTGGGCGTATTCTGCTGCCTCTGCGAGGGCCTGAGTCTGCTTCTTTTTGAATAACATAATGTTCTCTCTCGCTTTTTATTCTTTCTTCAGGCCGTCTGAACGTTTCAGACGGCCTTTGCGCAAATGGGATTAATAACGGATTTTCGGGTCAATAATGGCATACAGAATATCGAGGATGGCATTGAACAAAATGGTCATAATGCCGACCAGAATCGTCAAACCCAAAATCATGCCATAGTCGCGGTTGAGCGCGCCGTTGACAAACAATTGTCCGACACCGGGAATACCGAACACGTTTTCAATCACAATGGAGCCGGTGATGATGCCGACGAATGCCGGGCCTAAGAAAGAAACAATCGGCAGCATGGCAGGACGCAGCGCATGGCGCAGGATGATGCGGCTCATGGGCAGGCCTTTGGCGCGTGCCGTGCGGATAAAGGGGCTGTTCAATACTTCGATCATCGCGCCGCGCGTAATCCGCGCGATACTGGATACATAACCGATGGACAAGGTAACGACGGGTAAAATTAAGTTCATCAGTGCGCCATCGTTCCAGCCGCCTGCAGGCAGCCATTGCAGTCTGACGGCAAACACCAGCACCAATACCGGCGCCATCACAAAGCTGGGAACGACGATACCAGTCATCGCACCGCTCATCAGCGCATAATCCAGCCAGCTGTTTTGTTTTAAGGCGGCGATAATGCCGATAAACATGCCGAAGATGGCGGCGATTAAAAAGGCGTAGAAGCCAAGTTCTGCCGATACCGGCAGGGATTGGGCAAGCAACTCATTAACGCTGAAATCTTTATATTTGAACGATGGCCCCAAGTCCCCTGCGCCAACTGCTTGAGGTAGTGGAAATATTGGAGGTACATCGGATCATTGAGGTGGTATTTAGCTTCGATGTTGGCCATGACCGCAGGCGGCAGATTGCGTTCGCCTGTGAACGGGCTGCCCGGTGCGAGCCGCATCAGAAAAAACGATACGGTAATCAACACCAGCATGGTCGGGATGGAAGCACATATCCGTTTGATGATGAATTTCAACATAATCAGGCTGTCCTGTCTGAACATACCGGACTCGTGAAAACAAAGCTGACCTGAAGCGGAAATCGGATGAATGGCAGCAGGCATCTTTAACGTCGCCGCGCCGGTTTCTCTCTCTATTCCGACCGGGTTATTGTTTTTATTCGGAGTCGGGTAAGGTTTTTTAGTTCTTAGATAATTGTTGTTATAAGGCCGTCTGAAACTTTGTATCCGCCGTTTCAGACGGCCTTTCACGTTAACGCGCCAAAGGTTCGGTGCGTTCAATCAGCCATGCTTTGGCCGCGCCTTCTGTCAAAGGCTCAAGACGGCGGCGCACTTCGGCGTGATATTGGTTCAGCCATTCGATTTCGCTACCGGTCATCAGTTTGGTATCGATCAGGCGCGTATCGATTGGGCAGAGGGTAACGGTTTCAAAATACAGGAATTTGCCGAACTCGGTTTCCTCTGGGTTTTCAACTGGACGATTGATTACCAGGCTTTCGATACGGATACCCCACTTGCCCGGACGGTAAAGACCCGGCTCGTTGGAAGTCAGCATGCCTGATTTCATCGCGTGATGCGGTTGCGGTACGGCGGCAACGGCAATGCTTTGTGGGCCTTCATGCACATTGAGGAAATAGCCCACGCCATGACCGGTACCGTGACCGTAATCACATTGCGCCTGCCAGAGCGATTTACGGCAGATGGCATCAATCATCGGGCCTTTGATGTTTTCAGGGAAAATGGTTTCCGCCAGAGAAATATGCGCTTTCAACACCAAAGTGTAATCGCGCATCATGGCCGCACTCGGATTGCCGACAGGCACCACGCGCGTGATGTCGGTCGTGCCGCCCCAGTATTGGCCGCCGGAGTCAATCAACAGCATACCGTCGCCTTTAATTTTGCTGTTATTTTCCGGTGTCGCGCTGTAATGAGGCAAGGCGGCATTGGCATTGTAGCCGGCGATGGTGTCGAAACTTGGCGAAATAAAGCCGGGACGTTGGCTGCGGTGTTTATAGAGCATGCCGTCGATGTCCAGTTCGCTCAATTCGCCACCGTCTGCCAAGATTTGTTCAAACTCGGCAAAGAAGCCGCACAATGCCGCGCCGTCTTCCGCCATGGTATTGCGGATATGGGCGATGTCGGCATCGGATTTAACCGATTTGAAGAATGTGCTTGGGTGGATGGCTTCAATCAAACGGACGTCTTCAGGCAGGCGGCGCAAAGTGCCGACGGCGGTTTTGTTCGGATCAATCAGCAATGCGCCGTTAACGCCTGCCAAATAGTCCGCCGCTTGCGCATAAGGCAACACTTCAAAACCTGCCGCTTTCAAGGCTTCGGCAGATTCGGCTTTCAGACGGCCTGCATCGGTAAACAATACGGCTTTGTCTTGGCTGATAAACAGATGGGACAAGAACACGGGGTTGAACGGCACATCATCGCCGCGCAGATTGGTAATCCAAGCGATGTCGTCCAAAGAAGAAACCAAATGTGCATCTGCGCCCTGCTCTTTCATGGCCGCACGGATACGGGCCAGTTTTTCGGCCGCAGTTTCGGAAACGTAGTCGGGATGGTGAACGTAGATTTCCGGAGTCGGCAATGCAGGACGGTCGTCCCACACTTCGTCCAACAAGGTTTCAGGATATTCGAGGCGGATGTTTTTGGCGGCAAGTGCCTGTTTCAAACCGCGCTCGCCGCTGAGTGCGAACATATCGGCAGGCGCTCCGACGACTGCACCCTCGGGCAGATTTTGTGCCAACCACTCGGTATAAGGCGCATCAACACCCATTTTTTGCAGCTCGATGCCGTTTGGTGCAAGCTGTTGGCCGGCCTGCTCCCAATAGCGGCTGTCCGTCCACACGCCTGCTTTATCGGCGGTTACCACCAAAGTGCCGGCCGAACCGGTAAAGCCGGAAAAATCGCGGCGCGCCTGCCAATGCTCGGGCAGATATTCGGAAAGGTGTGGATCGGCGGAAGGAATGACAAACGCGTCCACGCCATGTTTTTTCATGGCTTCGCGTAAAGCGGACAAACGTTGTTGTACAGATTTCATGTGTTATGTCTCCTGTTGTTTCAGACGGCCTCTGTCATCAAAGCCGTCTGAAAACTTGTGCTGTCTATAATCAATCTATTTTTTCGGTGCGAACGACCAGCTCTTGACCGTGTAGTTCCGCAAAGGATCTTTGTCGGAATAGCCGATAACATCGGGTTTGACCATACGCACTTCAACCTGATGATACAGCGGAATCAGTGCAGCGTCTTCTTGAAGCTGCTTCTCCGCATCGGCATAGAGCTGGCTGCGCGCTTCCTTGCTGACGCCATCTTTCAGCGTATTGTTCATAAATGTGTCAAACGCCGCGCTTTTGTAGCGGAATGCATTGTTTGAGTTGTTGGATTTCAAGATATTGAGCATGCCCGCCGGATCGTTAAAATCAGAACACCAGCCGCTGAACGAAACCTTGAAATTGCCTTGCGCGCGCGTATCCAAATAAGTTTTCCATTCCTCGTTGGACAAAGTCGGACGGATAAACGGAATGGCGGCTTTCCACACCGACTGCACGGCAGTAATTTGTTTTTTAGACGCTTCGCTGGTGCTGTACAAAATATCGAACTCAAGCGGATGATCATCGTTGTAGCCTGCTTCGTTCAACAGTTTGCGTGCGGTTTCGATGCGTTTTTCAGGTGTCCACTCTTTCCACTCCGGATAAACAGGAATCACGCCCTGCATTTGCGGCGGCGTCAATTGGAACGCAGGCGTATCGCCGCGGCCGCCCACTTTGACGACGATGTCGCGGCGCGTCAGCATATTGAGTGCCTTACGGACGCGCGGATCGTTAAACGGCGCCGCTTCGTGGTTCGGCTCCAAATACCAGCTGCACAAAGAAGTCGTGCGTCTTACTTGGCCCGGAAACTCAATATCCGCCACTTTGACCTGATCACTAGGAATGCCGTAAGTCACATCAATTTCATTGGCGCGATAACGGTTGTACTCGCCGCTGCCTGACAAGAAAACCGCCTTCGGAATGGCCACTTTGTCTTTATCGTAATAATTGGGATTGCGTTCCATATTGATGTGGCTGTTGACTTTCCAATCCGTTAACAGATAAGCGCCACTGGAAACGTAATGACCGGGCTGCGTCCACTTGTTGCCGTATTTTTCAACAGTGGCGCGGTGAACCGGAAATGTGAATTGCTGAATCAGCATATCGGGAAAATAAGGTACGGGCGCAATCAGCGTAAATTGCAGGGTCTTCGCGTCCAATGCCTTGACGCCCAATGTCTCAGGCTTGGCTTTGCCGTTTAATATATCTTCCGCATTTTCCACTTGGGCATCGACCAAATAGCTGCCGAAAGGTGCGCCGGTGGCCGAATCGGCAAGACGGCGGAAGCTGTACACGAAATCTTCGGCAGTAATCGGATCGCCGTTGCTCCATTTGGCATCACGCAGATGGAAGGTCCAAACACGCTCACCCTCGCTCTCCCATTTTTCCGCCAAAGCAGGAATGGTTTTACCTTCGGCATCCGTACCGACCAAACCATCCATCAACTGACGGATAATCGCACCGGCCGCCATATCGCCACTCATTTGAGGATCCAGCGTACCCGGCTCAACGCCGTTGCTGACCACCACGCGCTCATAATCGGTACGTTTAAACTCAGGAGCAGGCTTAACATCGCGGCTGCACGCCGACAATGCGAATACGGCAGCCAATGATGCAGCCAACAGCGGATAGGTTTTTCCGGCCATATTTCATTCCTTCTTTTGGGTATTCTTCTTTTTCAGACGGCCTGATTATTCAAACTACACTCAACTACATTTATTTAGAAGTTTTCCAGCATAGTTAAATCATCTATTTCAAACCATGAAAATAGTGTTTTAAACCACATATTCCATCGAAATAATAATAGCCGTCTAAGATTGTCGGCAAATTAACACAAAAAAACGTAACTGAAAACTATTTTTCAATTTATCCTACGATAAGTTACAAATGTATTGATTTTTTATAATTTGTCAAATAAGATTATCCGAATTTCCCGTCCCCAATTAAGAAAAGACATAAAAGGAGAACAAAATGAACAAGTTATCTTGTTTTGTTGCCACTACCCTCATCGGTTCTTCCATAAGCTTCGCCCACGCCGAACCTAAAATGAGCGGTACCATCTACATCATGACCGAGGTCGAACACAACAATAAAACCGGCGTCACCAATACAACCATTTCCGATAAAAGTTCCAGTCTTTATCTCTCCGATGAAGTACGACTCAACAACGACTTATGGTTGAAATGGCAACTTGGCTCCTTTATTTACTTCGATTCCGACCGCTGGGGCGGCTGGGGTACTGCCGACTCATACGTCGCGCTCAACAGCTACAAAAACCTTGGCACCGTCAAAATGGGTTACATCAGTACGCCTATGAACAGCATTTATCTGAACCCGTTCGACACCAACAGCCCAATTTTAGAATTCGGCAAAATTTCCCGCTTCGGCCAACGCCGTGTTTCCATGGCTTATGAGTCGCCTTGGAAAAACGGTTTCCAATTCAAATTCAACGTTTCCCCCGGTTCCAATGCCGCGCGCAACAACAATGACTGGAATCCGGACAAAAAACGTGACGGCGACTGGGTCTTCGGCTGGGGCGTGGACTACTACCACCCAAACAACGGCTTTAACGCCCACTACGCTGCCGAATACGCACCCAACGACTCTCCAACCGAAACCAAAGACTTCCAAGCCCATGCATTCATGGCCGGATACAGCAAAGACAAAATCTCCGTCGATGCCGCGTTCCAATACGCCAAAAATACTTGCGACGGCTTCAGCTGCTGGGGCGTATGGAAAGATGCGGCAGGCAACGTAGCCGGTTCTTACGACAAAGAAATCAATAACACCAAAGAATTTATGGTGTCCGGCTCATACAAAGTGGGCAATTTCAAACCTCAAATCGGCTTTGCCTACGGTAAAAGCTCTGTCGGCGAAGACTACAAACACGTCGCCGTCAGCACCGATTACAGCTTCTCCAAACGGACAACCGCCACACTCGGCGCCGGCTGGTTGAAAGAAAACGTCAATCCGAAATACGAAGAAGATTTGCCGAAAAAATCTTCTTACGCCGTGGGCATGGTATTCAAACACCGCTATTAATGCCTGACAGATTAAAGGCCGTCTGAAACAATTTGTTCAGACGGCCTTTTCTACATCCTATAATTAAACTTGCAGCCCACCTTAAAAATCATTACATTGCCCATACTCAAGCCACAAAAACGTCATCATGAACGCCCACCGCACCCTCATCATCTCCGTTTTTATCGTCGCCAGTTGCGGCCTCGCTTACGAGCTCATCATCGCCGCGCTCGCAAGCTATCTTTTGGGCGACAGTATTTTGCAGTTTTCCTCCGTCATCGGGCTTTATCTGTTTTCAATGGGTATCGGCGCCCACCTGACCCAATATATCAAAGATAAAGACGTGTTGCACCGCTTTATCGAAATCGAGCTTCTGGTCGGCATCATCGGCGGTATTTCTGCGCTGGCATTATTTGTGGCCTTCGGTTTATCCGCCGCCCCGTTCCGCACCCTGCTCTACGCTTTTGTACTGATTGTCGGCATGGTTGTCGGCATGGAAATCCCTTTGGTTATGCGCGTGTTAAACCAAAAAGGTGCGGAATTTAAAGAACTCGTTTCCAAAGTATTGACCTTCGACTACTTGGGCGCACTTGCCGTCTCGTTATTATTTCCGCTTCTACTCGCCCCCAAACTCGGCATGGCGCGTTCCGCCTTGTTGTTTGGCATCTTCAACGCCGCCGTCGCCTATCTGACCGCGCGCGTCTTCAAAGCCGAACTGCCCCGTTACCGCGCCATCCGCCTGCGTGCGCTGATTGTTTTGTCCATCCTCGCCATCACCTTCGCCTACGCCGACCGTATTTCCTTTAAAGCCGAACAAAGCTATTTCGGCGATCCCGTCGTCTATCAAAGCCATTCACCCTACCAACGGTTGGTCGTGACCCGCTGGAAAGACGACACCCGCCTCTACATCAACGGCAACCTGCAATTCTCCTCACGCGATGAAGCCCGTTATCATGAAGCACTCGTCCTGCCTGCCATGCAGATGGTTCCCAATGCCGAACGCGTCCTGATTCTTGGCGGCGGCGATGGATTGGCGGCACGCGAAGTCTTGAAATATCCGCAGGTCAAAAATGTTACTTTGGTCGATCTCGACCCCGACATGACCGCCACTTTTAGAACCTCCGCCACCTTAAGCGCCCTCAACCAAGGCTCGCTATCCCATCCCAAAATGCACGTCGTCAACGACGATGCCTCTAAATGGCTGGAAAGATCGTCTGAAAAATTCGACGTTATCATCATCGACCTACCCGACCCGTCCAATTTCTCGCTTGGTAAACTTTACTCCGTCCCCATGTACCGCCTCGTTGCCCGCCATCTTGAGCCGCAGGGCAAGATTGTTGTGCAATCGACTTCGCCTTATTTCGCACCCAATGCCTACTGGTCGGTCGTTGCCACCCTCGAAGCGGCCAAGTTGAATACCGCTCCCTATCATGTTTACGTCCCCTCATTTGGCGAATGGGGATTTGTGTTGGCAGGGTTTGACCAAAACTTCCCCATTCCGCAAAAATTCGACGTACCCACCCGTTATCTCAATGCCCAGACCGTCGCCGAAATGTTCCGCTTTCCGCCCGATATGGCAAGGCGTAAGGTTGAAGCAAATTATTTGAACAACCAAATTCTCGTCAGTTATTTTGAAAGCGATTGGAACAATGTGATGCGATAAAATATCTAAAGGCCATCTGAAACATCTACCTTCTTTTTATCTCCGTTCTTATCTTCGTTCAGACGGCCTCATCGCCCGTTTACCCTTTTTCACACAGCATTTTCTTGAAAAAATAAGGTTTATCTTTATCTAGATAGAACACAATCGACACTATCCGTTGAATGAAGGAACAAACACTTATGCAGTATTTTGGAATCGGTTTTTTGGTTTTAATCTTTTTGGAAATCATGTCCATCGTCTGGGTTGCCGACTGGATAGGCGGCGGCTGGACGCTGTTTGTGATGGCCGTCAGCTTTATCAGCGGTATCTTTATGCTGCGCCATACCGGCATTTCCGGTCTTTTGCTCGCAGGCGCAGCCGTCCGCAGCGGCCAAAACATTTCCCTCTATCAGATGCTGTGGCCGATTCGCTATACCGCCGCCGCGGTTTTCCTGCTCAGTCCCGGTTTTATTTCAACCGCCGTTGCCCTGCTCTTGCTGATTCCGTTTAAAGGCAATGCGGCCGTTTCTTCTGCGCAGTCTTTCCAAAACCGCCAGACTTACAGCTCCGCCAAAGATGATGAAGACATTATCGAAGGCGAATATACGGTTACGCGCACCGGCAAAGCCGAGAAACCGCAAGACTATATCGAACACAAACCCGATTGACGACTGCCTTCATAACAGGCCGTCTGAATTAAGAAAACCTCAAAAGTGTTTCATATTTCAGACGGCCTTAGTCATTTCCGGGCTTTGAAAATGTAAATATCGGTTTGTAATTCGGTTATTCCGCATAAATCATTTAAAATAAGCAACTGTTTTGATTCTAAAAACGACACGGTATCCAATGAACGTTCAACGTCTTTTCCCTCTCTCCCTCAGCTTGATTACCGCCGCTGTTTTATCGGCGTGCGCCACCCAAAACACACCGACTGTTTCGAAAACCGAAACCGTCGTTCAGCCTAAATCTACTTCTATTCCTTCACGCCGCGCCGACAGCGAATCCAAAGTCCTGTCCGATTACAGCCAATACCAAAGCGCCATCGATGCCGCCAAACGCGGCGACGATGCTTGGGTACAACAATTTTTATCCCAAGCCAGCGACAGCGCAATGGCTGAAAACGTCCGCAACGAATGGCTGAAAACCTTGGGCGCGCGCGGCCAATGGGATTTGTTCCGTCAAGAATTCAGTAAATTGAACGCCGCCGGCGTCGCACAAGAAGTGCAATGTTATGCCGATTTGAGCAGCGGCAATTACAGCAAAGCCGCCGAGCTGGTTCGCGTTACAGGCAAACTGCCTGCCAGCTGTACCCGCTTGGTTGAAAGCGCGGCAGCTTCAGGCCGTCTGAACACCAACGACGCATGGCGTCGCGTACGCGGCTTGTTGAGCAACAGCCAAACCACGGATGCACGCAACCTCGCCGCCGCATTGGGCAGCCCGTTTGAAGGTGGTGCGCAAGGTGCGACCGAATACAGCCTGTTGAGCGTGATCGGCAAAGATGCACGCAAGTCTGCTTCTGCCGCCGCCACCCTGTCCGACATGGAATCCGGCCTCAGCCGCGAACAACGCAGCTTCGCATGGGGCGTATTGGGCCACTACCATGCTCAAAGCCAAAACATGCCGACTGCTTTGAGCTACTACGGCCGCGTTTCCGACCGCAAGCAATTGACCGACGAACAATTGGAATGGTACGCACGCGCCGCCTTGCGCCTGCAACGTTGGGACGAATTGGCAAGCGTGATTCAGCATATGCCTGAAAAACTGCAAAAAGACCCGACATGGCAATATTGGCTGGGCCGCAGCTTTGCCGCACAAGGCAAAAGCGGCCAAGCCAAAGAAATGTATGAAAAAGCCGCCACTTCTGGCCGCAATTTCTACGCCGTAATGGCAGGTGAAGAACTGGGCCGCCGCATCAATACGCGCAACAACATTTCCGATGCCGATGCCAGAGACGTTCGCCGCATGAACGAAGACGGCGCCATCAAACGCGCATTGGTTCTGTTTAAAAACAGCCAAAACAACGGCGATTCCAAAATGCGCCGTCAGGCACAGGCAGAATGGCGTTTTGCCACCCGCGACTTCAATGAAGACAACCTGCTGACTGCCGCACAAGTCGCTTTTGACAACCAGTTCTACGACATGGCAATCAACAGCGCCGACCGTACCGACCACAAACTCAACTACAAACTGCGCTACCTCTCTCCGTTTAAAGACCTGACCGTCCGCTATGCCGCACAGGCAGGCGTTGACCCTGCATGGGTTTACGGTTTGATTCGCCAAGAGAGCCGCTTTGTCATGGGCGCGCAATCCAGCGTCGGCGCACAAGGCCTGATGCAGGTCATGCCTGCGACCGCCCGCGAAATCGCCGGCAAAATCGGCATGAGCAGCAGCGAACTCTACACCATGGACGGCAACATCCGCATGGGTACTTGGTACATGGCAGATGCCAAACGCCGCCTGCAAAATAACGAAGTGATGGCCACCGCAGGCTACAATGCCGGCCCAGGCCGCGCCCGCAACTGGCAGGCTTCTGCACCTTTGGAAGGAGCTATTTACGCCGAGACCATCCCATTCACCGAAACTCGCGACTACGTGAAAAAAGTCATGACCAACGCGACTTATTACGCGTCATTGTTCAACGAACCGCAAACTTCGTTGAAACAACGTATGGGTACGGTTCCCGGCCGTTATTAATACCCGATAGGCCGTCTGAAAAGTGAGACAGAATCAAACGTTCAGACGGCCTGCAACCTTGACAGACCATCGGGTTTATAAGATAATCGCCCGATTGTTTTCGATCGAAAAGGTCACTTGCACGGCAAAAGCCGACTTGTTAGGAGGTGATGTTTACATCACGGCGCGTATCCCGCCCTGCCTTAGGCAAACCAGCGATACAACAACTACCCCATTATGACAAACCGTCCTCTATTTCTTAAAACGGTTTGATTGAACAAAATTTAAAGGAAATAAAATGCCTGCTATTCGTGTTAAAGAGAATGAACCATTTGAAGTTGCCATGCGTCGTTTCAAACGTGCCGTAGAAAAAACCGGTCTGTTGACCGAGTTGCGCGCCCGTGAAGCGTACGAAAAACCAACTACCGAACGCAAACGCAAAAAAGCTGCAGCAGCCAAACGTCTGCAAAAACGTCTGCGCAGCCAACAACTGCCTCCTAAAATGTACTAATTACAGGCCTGCCCTGTGATAAACGACACACCGCAAGGGCAGCTTTGCGGTGTGTTTTGTTTTTCAGACGGCATCTTTTTATTGATATAAAGTGAGAACATTATGAGCCTAAAAATACAATTAACCGAAGACATGAAAACCGCCATGCGTGCCAAAGACCAAGTCTCTTTAAGCACCATCCGCCTGATTAATGCCGCCATCAAACAATTTGAAGTAGATGAGCGCACCGAAGCCGATGACGCAAAAGTCATCTCTATCCTGACCAAAATGGTAAAACAGCGCAAAGACAGCGCCAAAATTTATACCGAAGCCGGCCGTCAAGATTTGGCTGACAAAGAAAACGCGGAAATCGAAATCCTCAACCGCTACCTGCCGCAAATGATGTCCGCAGAAGAAATCAAGACTGTCGTTGAAGCAGTCATTGCAGAAACCGGTGCATCAGGCATGGCAGATATGGGCAAAGTCATGGGTGTACTGAAAACCCGTCTGGCCGGAAAAGCCGACATGGGCGAAGTCAACAAGGTTTTGAAAGCCGCATTGACTGCTTAATCATCAATAATCAAAAGGCCGTCTGAAATATTATTTTCAGACGGCCTTTCTTATTGTGCTAATCAAGCAGCGGTTACTTTACCTTCATGACGCAACAAAGTAATCAAATCGCTGATACGTTTTTTCATAGAACGGCGATCGACGATTTGGTCGATTGCGCCCTTCTCCAACAAGAATTCTGCACGTTGGAAACCTTCCGGCAGAGTTTCGCGTACAGTCTGCTCAATAACGCGCGGACCTGCAAAACCAATCAGAGCATTCGGTTCTGCCAAAACCACATCGCCCAAGAAGGCAAAGCTGGCAGATACGCCGCCCATGGTCGGGTCGGTCAATACGGAAATAAACGGCAGACGTTTTTCAGTCAGCAAATGCAAAGCCGCGCTGGTTTTCGTCATCTGCATCAAAGAGTTCAAACCCTCCTGCATACGCGCACCACCGGAAGCCGCCACGCAAATAAACGAACAATTATCTGCAACAGCACGGCGTACACCCTGCACGAAACGCTCACCCACTACCGAACCCATGGAGCCGCCGATAAAGCGGAATTCAAAAGCAGCCACCACGACAGGCAGGCCGTTCATAGTGCCTTTCATAACAACCAAAGCATCATCTTCGCCGGTTGCTTTACGCGCAGCCGCGAGGCGGTCAGGATATTTTTTGCTGTCTTTGAATTTCAGCGGGTCTGTCGGTTTAATATTGGCTGCAATCTCTTCACGGCCTTCTTCATCCAAAAGTAGGTCCAAACGTTCGCGCGCAGAAAGCGGATTGTGATGATTACATTTTGGGCAGACTTCGCTGTTTTGTTTCAACTCGGTTGAGTAAACCGTTGCTGAACAAGATGGACATTTGTGCCACAGACCTTCAGGGACGCTGGACGAACTGCTTCGGTTTTTAATTTTCGGAGGAAGAATTTTATCTAGCCAGCTCATGAATGACTCCTTGGAATTCAGAATTCAGACGGCCTGTTGAACATGAGGCCGTCTGAAATAATGGAATAAAAAATATTAGCGAATCGCGTCTTTCAACTCTTTAACCAACGCGCCTACTGCTTCGGCCTCGCTACCTGCGTGGCTTTCAATCTCTTTGACGATACGGCTGCCGACAATAATGGCATCCGCTACCGCACCAATTTTACGCGCACTCTCCGCATTATTGATGCCGAAGCCGACACCAATCGGAATATCGATGTATTTGCGCAAAAGCTCTATTTTACGCGAAACTTCTTCAGTATCCAAACTTGCAGCACCGGTTACACCTTTGAGCGATACATAATACACAAAACCGCCGGCTACTTTGGCAATCGTTTGAATACGCTCCTCAGTTGTTGTTGGCGCAATAAGGAAAATACAATCAATACCTTGCGCTTTCAACGAGTCATGCAGCGGGG
This region of Neisseria subflava genomic DNA includes:
- a CDS encoding polyamine aminopropyltransferase encodes the protein MNAHRTLIISVFIVASCGLAYELIIAALASYLLGDSILQFSSVIGLYLFSMGIGAHLTQYIKDKDVLHRFIEIELLVGIIGGISALALFVAFGLSAAPFRTLLYAFVLIVGMVVGMEIPLVMRVLNQKGAEFKELVSKVLTFDYLGALAVSLLFPLLLAPKLGMARSALLFGIFNAAVAYLTARVFKAELPRYRAIRLRALIVLSILAITFAYADRISFKAEQSYFGDPVVYQSHSPYQRLVVTRWKDDTRLYINGNLQFSSRDEARYHEALVLPAMQMVPNAERVLILGGGDGLAAREVLKYPQVKNVTLVDLDPDMTATFRTSATLSALNQGSLSHPKMHVVNDDASKWLERSSEKFDVIIIDLPDPSNFSLGKLYSVPMYRLVARHLEPQGKIVVQSTSPYFAPNAYWSVVATLEAAKLNTAPYHVYVPSFGEWGFVLAGFDQNFPIPQKFDVPTRYLNAQTVAEMFRFPPDMARRKVEANYLNNQILVSYFESDWNNVMR
- a CDS encoding FxsA family protein, with translation MQYFGIGFLVLIFLEIMSIVWVADWIGGGWTLFVMAVSFISGIFMLRHTGISGLLLAGAAVRSGQNISLYQMLWPIRYTAAAVFLLSPGFISTAVALLLLIPFKGNAAVSSAQSFQNRQTYSSAKDDEDIIEGEYTVTRTGKAEKPQDYIEHKPD
- a CDS encoding lytic transglycosylase domain-containing protein — encoded protein: MNVQRLFPLSLSLITAAVLSACATQNTPTVSKTETVVQPKSTSIPSRRADSESKVLSDYSQYQSAIDAAKRGDDAWVQQFLSQASDSAMAENVRNEWLKTLGARGQWDLFRQEFSKLNAAGVAQEVQCYADLSSGNYSKAAELVRVTGKLPASCTRLVESAAASGRLNTNDAWRRVRGLLSNSQTTDARNLAAALGSPFEGGAQGATEYSLLSVIGKDARKSASAAATLSDMESGLSREQRSFAWGVLGHYHAQSQNMPTALSYYGRVSDRKQLTDEQLEWYARAALRLQRWDELASVIQHMPEKLQKDPTWQYWLGRSFAAQGKSGQAKEMYEKAATSGRNFYAVMAGEELGRRINTRNNISDADARDVRRMNEDGAIKRALVLFKNSQNNGDSKMRRQAQAEWRFATRDFNEDNLLTAAQVAFDNQFYDMAINSADRTDHKLNYKLRYLSPFKDLTVRYAAQAGVDPAWVYGLIRQESRFVMGAQSSVGAQGLMQVMPATAREIAGKIGMSSSELYTMDGNIRMGTWYMADAKRRLQNNEVMATAGYNAGPGRARNWQASAPLEGAIYAETIPFTETRDYVKKVMTNATYYASLFNEPQTSLKQRMGTVPGRY
- the rpsU gene encoding 30S ribosomal protein S21, whose product is MPAIRVKENEPFEVAMRRFKRAVEKTGLLTELRAREAYEKPTTERKRKKAAAAKRLQKRLRSQQLPPKMY
- a CDS encoding GatB/YqeY domain-containing protein, translated to MSLKIQLTEDMKTAMRAKDQVSLSTIRLINAAIKQFEVDERTEADDAKVISILTKMVKQRKDSAKIYTEAGRQDLADKENAEIEILNRYLPQMMSAEEIKTVVEAVIAETGASGMADMGKVMGVLKTRLAGKADMGEVNKVLKAALTA
- the accD gene encoding acetyl-CoA carboxylase, carboxyltransferase subunit beta codes for the protein MSWLDKILPPKIKNRSSSSSVPEGLWHKCPSCSATVYSTELKQNSEVCPKCNHHNPLSARERLDLLLDEEGREEIAANIKPTDPLKFKDSKKYPDRLAAARKATGEDDALVVMKGTMNGLPVVVAAFEFRFIGGSMGSVVGERFVQGVRRAVADNCSFICVAASGGARMQEGLNSLMQMTKTSAALHLLTEKRLPFISVLTDPTMGGVSASFAFLGDVVLAEPNALIGFAGPRVIEQTVRETLPEGFQRAEFLLEKGAIDQIVDRRSMKKRISDLITLLRHEGKVTAA